A single Denticeps clupeoides chromosome 7, fDenClu1.1, whole genome shotgun sequence DNA region contains:
- the LOC114794695 gene encoding serine/threonine-protein kinase dst1-like, producing the protein MVRTRSGTMDFGREVHRDFTISKCIGSGGFGQVFKAQKRNSDELVALKYVYWDPGATTNPFKEIRLLKECNHQNLTKFHGTYLQGHTIIIAMEFCGGGSLFELYKDCDPFYKDETAYVCREVLQGLKYLHAKSIIHRDIKGPNVLVNNVGDVKICDLGLAARLSDHGALFNKAGTSKWMAPEVVRGKDKMPYNEKCDIWSLGITAIEVAQAEHPPDFMNPRRIASFISRLKEERNWSRKFEDFICQVLNVDPRKRPSAEELLLHPFVNGAHLKPGLMIPRLKFYKESMMRNRNQQSGLEEEAEEVEETEESEETEDSDDSEDSDDSEESDDSEESDDSEDSEDSEVSEDSEESEPEEPAFCQPPHKKLRRT; encoded by the exons g GCCCAGAAGCGCAACTCTGATGAGCTTGTAGCCTTGAAGTATGTGTACTGGGATCCTGGAG CTACCACCAACCCCTTTAAAGAGATACGCCTGTTGAAGGAGTGCAACCATCAAAATCTGACCAAGTTTCATGGCACCTACTTGCA GGGTCACACCATCATTATTGCCATGGAGTTCTGTGGTGGAGGGTCCCTCTTTGAGCTCTACAAAG ATTGTGACCCATTTTACAAGGATGAAACGGCTTATGTCTGCCGGGAGGTCTTACAG GGGCTGAAGTACCTGCATGCCAAGAGCATCATACATCGTGACATAAAG GGACCGAATGTCCTGGTTAACAATGTCGGCGATGTGAAGATCT GCGATCTGGGTCTAGCGGCAAGATTGTCAGACCATGGTGCCCTGTTCAATAAAGCAGGAACTTCCAAATG GATGGCCCCCGAAGTCGTCAGGGGCAAAGACAAAATGCCCTACAATGAGAAATGCGACATTTGGTCGCTGGGGATAACGGCCATTGAAGTCGCTCAAGCCGAACACCCCCCCGACTTCATGAACCCTCGCCG gatTGCTTCCTTCATCTCACGCCTGAAGGAGGAGAGAAATTG GTCTAGGAAATTTGAGGACTTCATCTGTCAGGTTCTTAATGTTGATCCTAGAAAGCGACCTTCAGCTGAAGAGCTTCTTTTG CATCCATTTGTTAATGGAGCTCATCTGAAACCTGGTCTGATGATTCCTCGGCTGAAGTTCTACAAG GAATCCATGATGAGGAATAGGAACCAGCAGTCAGGTCTTGAAGAAGAGGCTGAGGAGGTTGAGGAGACTGAGGAGTCTGAGGAGACTGAAGATTCTGATGATTCTGAAGATTCTGATGATTCTGAAGAGTCTGATGATTCTGAAGAGTCTGATGATTCTGAGGACTCTGAGGATTCTGAAGTTTCTGAGGATTCTGAAGAGTCTGAACCGGAGGAGCCAGCATTTTGCCAACCTCCTCACAAGAAACTACGAAGAACCTGA